One window from the genome of Variovorax sp. PAMC26660 encodes:
- a CDS encoding polyamine aminopropyltransferase has translation MSARPADARGPQPVEVALLASVFVVAACGLVYELSAAALSSYLLGDSVLQFSTIIGTYLFAMGVGSWLSRYFDRQLPAHFLRIELMVALIGGALPAILFLANAYAPGAFRLLLYGLVMVVGTLVGLEIPLVMRILRRNIQLKNLVSQVLTFDYLGALAVSVAFPLILVPQLGMIRTGLLFGFMNAAVAVWALWLFRHELRRVGAHALACFLALAALLGAFIGADHITSLAEDKFYQDHIVFSATSPYQRIVVTRGLLGHRLFLNGNLQFAERDEYRYHEALVHPVMAAQGAPKKVAVLGGGDGMAVREILKYPSVESVTLVELDPNMTQLFTTHETLAALNGHSLSSPKVKIINTDAFQWLQQPGDTYDVIVVDFPDPTNFAIGKLYTNSFYALLEKRLSASGYAVIQTTSPLVARKSFWTVATTIESVGLTATPYHAHVPSFGEWGYIIASRRPYRMPDALPAGLRFLSPSTLPLMFDFPLDMARVPTEVNRLSNQILVTTYEQEWGKVMAH, from the coding sequence TTGTCCGCGCGCCCTGCCGACGCGCGCGGCCCGCAGCCCGTCGAAGTCGCGCTCCTCGCCAGCGTGTTCGTGGTCGCAGCCTGCGGGCTGGTCTACGAACTGAGCGCGGCGGCACTCAGCTCCTACCTGCTCGGCGATTCGGTGCTGCAGTTCAGCACCATCATCGGCACCTACCTGTTCGCGATGGGCGTGGGCTCCTGGCTCTCGCGCTATTTCGACCGCCAGCTGCCGGCCCACTTCCTTCGCATCGAGCTGATGGTGGCGCTGATCGGCGGCGCGCTGCCGGCGATCCTGTTCCTGGCGAACGCCTACGCGCCGGGCGCCTTCCGGCTGCTGCTCTACGGCCTCGTGATGGTCGTCGGCACGCTGGTGGGCCTCGAAATTCCGCTGGTGATGCGCATCCTGCGGCGCAACATCCAGCTCAAGAACCTGGTGTCGCAGGTCCTGACCTTCGACTACCTCGGTGCGCTGGCCGTGTCGGTGGCGTTCCCGCTGATCCTCGTGCCGCAGCTCGGCATGATCCGCACCGGCCTGCTGTTCGGCTTCATGAACGCCGCGGTGGCGGTGTGGGCGCTCTGGCTGTTCCGCCATGAACTGCGCCGCGTCGGCGCGCATGCGCTGGCCTGCTTTCTTGCGCTGGCCGCGCTGCTCGGCGCCTTCATCGGTGCCGACCACATCACCTCGCTGGCCGAAGACAAGTTCTACCAGGACCATATCGTGTTCAGCGCCACCTCGCCCTACCAGCGCATCGTGGTCACGCGCGGGCTGCTCGGGCATCGGCTTTTCCTGAACGGCAACCTGCAGTTCGCCGAGCGCGACGAGTACCGCTATCACGAAGCCCTGGTGCATCCGGTGATGGCCGCGCAGGGCGCGCCGAAGAAGGTCGCGGTGCTCGGCGGCGGCGACGGCATGGCGGTGCGCGAAATCCTCAAGTACCCCTCGGTCGAGTCGGTCACGCTGGTGGAGCTCGATCCGAACATGACCCAGCTCTTCACCACGCACGAAACACTGGCCGCGCTCAACGGCCATTCGCTGTCGTCGCCGAAGGTGAAGATCATCAACACCGACGCTTTCCAGTGGCTGCAACAGCCGGGCGATACGTACGACGTGATCGTGGTCGACTTCCCTGATCCGACCAACTTCGCCATCGGCAAGCTCTACACCAACAGCTTCTACGCGCTGCTCGAAAAGCGCCTGTCGGCCAGCGGCTACGCGGTGATCCAGACCACCTCGCCGCTGGTTGCGCGCAAGAGCTTCTGGACCGTGGCGACCACCATCGAATCCGTCGGACTGACCGCAACGCCGTACCACGCGCATGTGCCGAGCTTCGGCGAATGGGGCTACATCATTGCGAGCCGCCGGCCCTACCGCATGCCCGATGCGCTGCCTGCGGGGCTGCGCTTTCTCTCGCCTTCCACCTTGCCGCTGATGTTCGACTTTCCGCTGGACATGGCGCGCGTGCCGACGGAAGTGAACCGCCTCTCGAACCAGATCCTCGTCACCACTTACGAACAGGAGTGGGGCAAGGTGATGGCGCACTGA
- a CDS encoding DUF350 domain-containing protein: protein MGFEWLKPGVVLGSLVYALIGVVIFWLCFLIIDKITPYDLWAEIVEKQNVALGLVVAAMSLGICIIVAAAIH, encoded by the coding sequence ATGGGATTTGAATGGCTGAAACCGGGCGTGGTCCTCGGATCGCTCGTGTACGCGCTGATCGGCGTGGTGATCTTCTGGCTCTGCTTTTTGATCATCGACAAGATCACGCCCTATGACCTGTGGGCGGAAATCGTGGAGAAGCAGAACGTGGCATTGGGCCTGGTCGTGGCCGCCATGAGCCTGGGCATCTGCATCATCGTCGCCGCAGCAATCCATTGA
- a CDS encoding DUF4178 domain-containing protein → MAEETGNQRYYRAPCPGCGAPVEFRSAQSTHAVCPYCQSTVVRQGDTLARTGKMAELFDDFSPLQLFAAGRIQDKPFTLIGRLQYTYPGGRWTEWIAALDGGRTGVLSEDNGAYVFALPFDLQRAAPPPVDLRVSATSAFAGQSYTVTSNEQVALTSAQGELPHLPELGRSFAMVELRNDQGLVLSIDYGTATPTAYLGRSVQLDDLQLTGLRAESAKDEKGRSFNCPNCGSPVTVNLADSKSITCGSCNSIIDLSQGIGGELKHATQDEPVRPLIALGTMGQLQGAQWQVVGFQHRMGTEPGDDEQFGWDEYLLYNNKRGFSFLVDAEDGWSLVKPTTGAPVMAENGSTATYLNKRYQQQYAYNAETSYVAGEFYWQVERGQKTFNRDYASGPALLSMERSANELTWSSGIKLDSGVVATAFKLDAKKDMFKRGDALPVSAASGLGCGTIIIIVVVIIILLVILSTCSSGGSSSGSRSSGGSYGGYSSGGGHK, encoded by the coding sequence ATGGCTGAGGAAACCGGCAACCAACGCTACTACCGCGCGCCCTGCCCCGGCTGCGGCGCGCCGGTCGAATTCCGCTCGGCGCAATCGACTCACGCGGTCTGTCCCTACTGCCAGAGCACCGTCGTGCGCCAGGGCGACACGCTCGCGCGCACCGGCAAGATGGCCGAGCTGTTCGACGACTTCAGCCCACTGCAGCTGTTCGCCGCCGGCCGCATCCAGGACAAGCCGTTCACGCTGATCGGCCGCCTGCAATACACCTACCCCGGCGGCCGCTGGACCGAGTGGATTGCCGCCCTCGACGGCGGCCGCACCGGCGTGCTCAGCGAGGACAACGGCGCCTACGTCTTCGCCCTGCCCTTCGACCTGCAGCGCGCCGCGCCGCCGCCGGTCGACCTGCGCGTGAGCGCCACCAGCGCCTTCGCCGGCCAGAGCTACACCGTCACCTCGAACGAGCAGGTGGCGCTGACCTCCGCGCAGGGCGAGCTGCCGCACCTGCCCGAACTCGGCCGTTCGTTCGCGATGGTCGAGCTGCGCAACGACCAGGGGCTGGTGCTCAGCATCGACTACGGCACCGCAACGCCCACCGCGTACCTGGGCCGCTCGGTGCAGCTTGACGACCTGCAGCTCACCGGCCTGCGCGCCGAATCCGCCAAGGACGAAAAGGGCCGCAGCTTCAATTGCCCCAATTGCGGCTCGCCCGTCACCGTCAACCTGGCCGACAGCAAGAGCATCACCTGCGGCTCCTGCAACAGCATCATCGACCTGTCGCAAGGCATCGGCGGCGAGCTCAAGCATGCGACGCAGGACGAGCCCGTGCGCCCGCTCATCGCGCTCGGCACCATGGGCCAGTTGCAGGGCGCGCAGTGGCAGGTGGTCGGCTTCCAGCACCGCATGGGCACCGAGCCCGGCGACGACGAGCAGTTCGGCTGGGACGAATACCTGCTCTACAACAACAAGCGCGGCTTCAGCTTTCTGGTCGACGCCGAAGACGGCTGGAGCCTCGTCAAGCCCACCACCGGTGCGCCGGTGATGGCCGAGAACGGCAGCACCGCCACCTACCTCAACAAGCGCTACCAGCAGCAGTACGCCTACAACGCCGAAACCAGCTACGTCGCGGGCGAGTTCTACTGGCAGGTCGAGCGCGGGCAGAAGACCTTCAACCGCGACTACGCCAGCGGCCCCGCGCTGCTGTCGATGGAGCGCTCGGCCAACGAGCTGACGTGGTCGTCCGGCATCAAGCTCGACAGCGGCGTCGTGGCCACGGCCTTCAAGCTCGACGCCAAGAAGGACATGTTCAAGCGCGGCGACGCGCTGCCCGTGAGCGCCGCATCCGGCCTGGGCTGCGGCACGATCATCATCATCGTCGTGGTGATCATCATCCTGCTGGTCATCCTGAGCACCTGCAGCAGCGGTGGCTCCTCGAGCGGTTCGCGCAGCTCGGGCGGCTCGTACGGCGGCTATTCGAGCGGCGGCGGGCACAAATGA
- a CDS encoding SPFH domain-containing protein, with protein MALMDFIKKQFIDIIQWTETGDGTLAWRFPMADMEIQNGGSLTVRESQVAVFVNEGKVADVFGPGMYKLTTQTLPVLTYLKNWDKLFESPFKSDVYFFSTRQQIDQKWGTPQPITIRDKDFGAVRLRAFGNYSFRIGDAKIFHTEISGTRDIYSVADLDGQLRGLVLQNISNAIASSGVPFLDLAANQIQFAQALAVQLVPEFEKIGIKLENLTVQNVSLPEELQKILDQKIGMGMVGNDMGKFMQYQTAQAIPKFAEGAAGGGGIAGDAMGLGAGVALGQVMAQNLAQGLNPNNANAAAAAAAGAAAAAQPTVAVVSAADVMTTLEKLGELKTKGILTQEEFDAKKADLLKKLV; from the coding sequence ATGGCCCTGATGGATTTCATCAAGAAACAGTTCATCGACATCATCCAGTGGACCGAGACCGGCGATGGCACGCTGGCCTGGCGCTTCCCGATGGCGGACATGGAAATCCAGAACGGCGGCTCGCTCACCGTTCGCGAATCGCAGGTTGCCGTCTTCGTCAACGAAGGCAAGGTGGCCGACGTGTTCGGCCCCGGCATGTACAAGCTCACGACGCAGACGCTGCCCGTGCTCACGTACCTCAAGAACTGGGACAAGCTGTTCGAGTCCCCCTTCAAGAGCGACGTCTATTTCTTCAGCACGCGCCAGCAGATCGACCAGAAGTGGGGCACGCCCCAGCCGATCACGATCCGCGACAAGGACTTCGGCGCCGTGCGCCTGCGCGCCTTCGGCAACTACTCGTTCCGCATCGGCGACGCCAAGATCTTCCACACCGAAATCTCCGGCACGCGCGACATCTACAGCGTGGCCGACCTCGACGGCCAATTGCGCGGGCTGGTGTTGCAGAACATCAGCAACGCCATCGCCTCCAGCGGCGTGCCTTTCCTCGACCTTGCGGCCAACCAGATCCAGTTTGCGCAGGCGCTCGCCGTGCAGCTCGTGCCCGAGTTCGAGAAGATCGGCATCAAGCTCGAGAACCTCACGGTCCAGAACGTCTCGCTGCCCGAAGAACTGCAGAAGATCCTCGACCAGAAGATCGGCATGGGCATGGTCGGCAACGACATGGGCAAGTTCATGCAGTACCAGACGGCGCAGGCCATTCCCAAGTTCGCCGAAGGTGCGGCGGGCGGTGGCGGCATCGCGGGCGACGCGATGGGCCTGGGCGCCGGCGTGGCGCTCGGCCAGGTGATGGCGCAGAACCTCGCGCAAGGCCTGAACCCGAACAACGCCAACGCGGCTGCTGCGGCAGCGGCCGGGGCCGCCGCAGCGGCGCAACCCACCGTGGCGGTGGTGAGTGCGGCCGACGTGATGACCACGCTCGAAAAGCTCGGCGAGCTCAAGACCAAGGGCATCCTGACGCAGGAAGAGTTCGACGCCAAGAAGGCCGACCTTCTCAAAAAGCTGGTCTAA